A stretch of the Aegilops tauschii subsp. strangulata cultivar AL8/78 chromosome 4, Aet v6.0, whole genome shotgun sequence genome encodes the following:
- the LOC109776690 gene encoding probable E3 ubiquitin-protein ligase RHY1A — MTSASELFTARRARAPRLSDPGDPGPDPLADAPQDPHGLAARRRRRGCRARRQLDAAGDVRQHLHTGPPPPRRRGSYTDRILSYIDNSNIGDSAATRNRLDRLMFRTNERLPGAVLQAQARVLERLRGVSIGSSTSRPSITLDEFSATDVFRIIDFGSRETPYEANWPSSSSVQPSSGSDEESLENTSISSTTSNRSPGLSKSAFLRLQIEIFEAKKDDNREASPECSICLDGFYDGDELIRLRCGHRFHSTCLEPWVRKCADCPYCRTNIRSRPR, encoded by the exons ATGACGAGCGCCTCCGAGCTCTTCACCGCCCGCCGCGCCCGCGCGCCCCGCCTCTCCGACCCGGGGGACCCCGGCCCGGATCCGCTCGCCGACGCGCCGCAGGACCCGCAcggcctcgccgcccgccgccgccggaggggATGCCGCGCGCGACGCCAGCTCGACGCCGCCGGGGACGTGCGCCAGCACCTCCACACcggcccgccgcccccgcgccgacGCGGCTCCTACACG GACCGCATCTTATCATACATAGACAATAGCAACATTGGGGATTCTGCAGCTACAAGGAACCGACTTGACAGGCTGATGTTCAGAACAAATGAGCGGCTTCCCGGTGCCGTACTGCAAGCTCAGGCACGTGTTCTAGAGAGACTGAGAGGTGTTTCCATCGGATCATCTACCTCCAGGCCATCCATCACATTGGATGAATTTTCAGCCACGGATGTGTTTAGAATCATCGACTTCGGAAGCAGAGAAACCCCATATGAGGCAAATTGGCCCAGCTCATCATCTGTCCAGCCAAGCAGCGGGTCGGATGAAGAGAGCCTGGAGAACACATCCATCAGTTCAACTACTTCCAACAGGTCACCTGGACTGAGCAAGTCTGCCTTTCTTCGGCTACAGATAGAGATCTTTGAGGCTAAGAAAGATGACAACAGGGAGGCATCGCCGGAATGCTCGATTTGTCTTGATGGTTTCTACGACGGAGACGAGCTGATAAGGCTGCGCTGCGGACACAGGTTCCACTCGACTTGCTTGGAGCCATGGGTGCGGAAATGCGCAGATTGCCCATACTGTCGAACAAACATACGGTCCCGGCCCCGATGA